The proteins below are encoded in one region of Mus caroli chromosome 10, CAROLI_EIJ_v1.1, whole genome shotgun sequence:
- the LOC110303034 gene encoding olfactory receptor 6C76-like yields MKNRTSVSEFILLGLTNDPKLNILXFXFLFITYILSITGNLTIITLTLIDSHLKTPMYFFLRNFAFLEISFTTVSIPRFLVSIVTGDMTISYSSCLAQEFFFILLGATEFFLLTAMSYDRYVAICKPLHYTTIMSSRVCMQLIVSSWLAGFLIIFPPVIMGLQLDFCDSNIIDHFTCDSSPLLLISCTDTAFLELFAFFLAVLTLIVTLTLVILSYSFILRTILRIPSAEQRKKAFSTCSSHMIVVSISYGSCIFMYVKTSAKEGVTLTKGIAVLNTSVAPMLNPFIYTLRNKQVKEAFKTLIKKRFSNKV; encoded by the coding sequence atgaaaaatcgAACATCTGTGAGTGAGTTTATTCTTTTGGGATTGACAAATGACCCAAAGCTAAACATTTTGATNTTTNTATTTTTATTTATCACTTATATTTTGAGCATTACTGGAAATCTGACCATTATTACCCTCACTCTGATAGATTCACACCTCAAGacacccatgtacttttttcttcGAAATTTCGCTTTCCTAGAAATCTCATTTACCACAGTTTCCATTCCTCGGTTCCTTGTGAGCATTGTAACTGGGGATATGACCATCTCCTATAGCTCTTGCCTGGCTCAAGAGTTCTTCTTCATACTCCTGGGTGCAACTGAATTTTTCCTTCTGACTGCTAtgtcctatgaccgctatgtggctatCTGCAAGCCCTTGCATTACACCACAATAATGAGCAGCAGGGTCTGTATGCAGCTCATTGTGAGCTCTTGGCTAGCTGGATTTCTCATCATCTTTCCACCTGTGATCATGGGCCTTCAACTGGATTTCTGTGACTCCAACATTATTGACCATTTCACCTGTGACTCCTCCCCCTTGCTGCTCATCTCTTGCACAGACACAGCTTTCCTAGAGCTCTTTGCATTTTTCCTGGCAGTATTAACCCTTATTGTAACCTTAACATTAGTGATTCTGTCCTATTCATTCATCCTTAGGACAATTCTAAGAATCCCCTCTGCTGAGCAAAGGAAAAAGGCCTTTTCTACCTGTTCCTCTCACATGATTGTTGTGTCCATTTCCTATGGAAgctgtatattcatgtatgtaaaaACTTCAGCAAAGGAAGGAGTGACTTTGACTAAGGGTATAGCAGTGCTCAACACCTCTGTTGCCCCAATGCTGAATCCTTTTATTTACACACTtagaaacaaacaagtaaaagaagcATTTAAGACCTTGATCAAAAAACGTTTTTCAAATAAAGTTTAA